A window of the Scandinavium goeteborgense genome harbors these coding sequences:
- a CDS encoding GNAT family acetyltransferase, with protein sequence MEIRVFRQSDFEEVITLWERCELLRPWNDPEMDIERKLNHDVSLFLVAEVNGEVVGTVMGGYDGHRGSAYYLGVHPEYRGRGIANALLNRLEKKLIARGCPKLQIMVREDNDMVQGMYERLGYEHADVVVLGKRLIEDEEY encoded by the coding sequence ATGGAGATTCGCGTTTTTCGCCAGTCCGATTTCGAAGAGGTTATTACGCTTTGGGAGCGTTGCGAGCTATTACGCCCCTGGAACGACCCGGAAATGGATATCGAACGTAAGCTAAACCATGACGTTAGCCTGTTTCTGGTGGCGGAAGTGAATGGCGAAGTGGTCGGCACCGTGATGGGTGGCTACGACGGTCATCGCGGCTCGGCCTATTATCTCGGCGTGCATCCGGAATATCGCGGACGCGGCATCGCCAATGCACTGCTGAATCGTCTTGAGAAAAAACTCATTGCGCGCGGCTGCCCGAAATTACAAATCATGGTCCGTGAAGATAACGATATGGTGCAGGGCATGTACGAGCGCCTGGGCTATGAGCATGCGGATGTGGTCGTGCTCGGGAAGCGTCTGATAGAAGATGAAGAATACTGA
- a CDS encoding DUF2919 domain-containing protein, translating to MKNTDFLPSAYDGHGRLRLPFVFWCVLLLQARTWVVFVMAGASRQQGGTLLDLFYPDHDNFWISLLPGVPAVLAFLLSGRRHQLPRLWPLMRWVLILAQLGLLLWQPLLWWQGEPLSGIGLALVIVDGFALWWLLSNRRLRACFSPQED from the coding sequence ATGAAGAATACTGATTTTTTACCGTCGGCATACGATGGTCACGGGCGGCTACGGCTGCCTTTTGTGTTTTGGTGTGTCCTGTTGTTACAGGCGCGAACCTGGGTGGTCTTTGTGATGGCCGGGGCATCGCGTCAGCAGGGCGGGACGCTGCTGGATCTGTTTTATCCCGATCACGATAATTTTTGGATTAGCCTGCTGCCCGGCGTGCCTGCGGTGCTCGCTTTTCTCCTCAGTGGACGGCGACACCAGCTTCCGCGTCTGTGGCCACTGATGCGCTGGGTACTTATTCTCGCGCAGCTCGGGCTGTTACTCTGGCAGCCGCTGCTGTGGTGGCAGGGCGAACCGCTGAGCGGAATTGGCCTGGCGCTGGTTATTGTGGACGGTTTTGCGCTCTGGTGGTTGCTCAGCAACCGCCGTTTACGCGCCTGTTTTTCCCCGCAAGAGGATTAA
- a CDS encoding RpoE-regulated lipoprotein, whose protein sequence is MKSMRLLLCALPLALTGCATVSNGFNSVHWSAAYPWNWFGSSTEVTEQGVGDLTASTPLNEEAINDALDGDYRVRSGMKTDKGTIVKYFEALKDDKVALVVNGEGGSISRIDVMDSDIPVADGAKIGTPFSEVYSKAFGNCEKASGDDSASVECKVKDSQHISYIFSGSWGGPQELMPPDDSLKFWKVSKIIWRR, encoded by the coding sequence ATGAAATCAATGCGTTTATTGCTCTGCGCGCTGCCCCTGGCCTTAACCGGCTGTGCCACCGTCAGTAATGGCTTTAATTCTGTGCACTGGTCGGCGGCGTATCCGTGGAACTGGTTTGGTTCCTCAACGGAAGTGACCGAGCAGGGCGTCGGTGATTTGACCGCCTCCACGCCGCTGAATGAAGAGGCCATCAACGATGCGCTCGACGGCGATTACCGCGTGCGCAGCGGCATGAAAACCGACAAAGGCACCATCGTTAAATACTTCGAAGCGCTGAAGGACGACAAGGTCGCGCTGGTGGTGAATGGCGAGGGCGGAAGTATCAGCCGGATTGATGTCATGGACAGCGACATCCCGGTAGCCGACGGTGCAAAAATCGGTACACCATTCAGCGAGGTATACAGCAAAGCGTTTGGCAACTGTGAAAAAGCCAGCGGTGATGACAGCGCCAGCGTTGAGTGTAAAGTCAAAGATAGCCAGCATATCAGCTATATCTTTAGCGGCAGCTGGGGCGGCCCGCAGGAACTGATGCCGCCGGATGACTCCCTGAAATTCTGGAAAGTCAGCAAGATTATCTGGCGCCGTTAA
- a CDS encoding Dyp-type peroxidase, producing the protein MSQVQSGILPEHCRAAIWIEANVKGDVNALRECSRVFADKLATFEAKFPDAHLGAVVAFGHDTWRSLSGGVGAEELKDFIPYGKGLAPATQNDVLIHILSLRHDVNFSVAQAALEAFGDAIDVKSEVHGFRWVEERDLSGFVDGTENPAGVETRRDVAVIADGTDAGGSYVFVQRWEHNLKQLNRMSIPDQEMMIGRTKEANEEIDGDDRPETSHLTRVDLKENGKGLKIVRQSLPYGTASGTHGLYFCAYCARLYNIEQQLLSMFGDTDGKRDAMLRFTKPVTGGYYFAPSLDKLLTL; encoded by the coding sequence ATGTCTCAGGTTCAGAGCGGCATTTTGCCGGAACATTGCCGGGCGGCGATTTGGATTGAAGCCAATGTCAAAGGGGACGTCAACGCCCTGCGTGAATGCAGCCGGGTTTTCGCCGATAAGCTGGCCACCTTTGAGGCGAAATTCCCCGACGCCCATCTCGGCGCTGTCGTGGCGTTTGGTCACGACACCTGGCGCAGCCTGAGCGGCGGCGTGGGTGCGGAAGAGCTGAAAGATTTCATTCCTTACGGTAAAGGCCTCGCACCGGCGACGCAAAACGATGTGCTGATCCACATTCTCTCCCTGCGTCATGACGTCAACTTCTCCGTGGCCCAGGCGGCGCTGGAAGCCTTTGGCGACGCCATCGACGTGAAAAGCGAAGTACACGGTTTCCGTTGGGTCGAAGAACGCGACCTCAGTGGTTTCGTCGACGGGACTGAAAACCCGGCGGGCGTTGAGACGCGTCGCGACGTGGCAGTCATTGCCGACGGTACAGATGCGGGCGGCAGCTACGTGTTTGTCCAGCGCTGGGAGCACAATCTCAAGCAGCTGAACCGGATGAGTATTCCTGATCAGGAAATGATGATTGGGCGTACCAAAGAAGCCAACGAAGAGATTGACGGTGACGATCGCCCGGAAACCTCGCACCTGACGCGCGTCGACCTGAAAGAGAACGGCAAAGGCCTTAAAATTGTTCGTCAGAGCCTGCCGTACGGCACCGCCAGCGGCACGCACGGCCTCTATTTCTGCGCCTACTGCGCGCGTCTGTACAATATCGAACAACAGCTGTTAAGCATGTTTGGCGATACCGACGGGAAGCGCGATGCGATGCTGCGTTTCACTAAGCCGGTGACCGGGGGCTATTACTTCGCGCCGTCGCTGGATAAATTACTGACGCTGTAA
- a CDS encoding T6SS immunity protein Tli4 family protein produces MVDTLFATPKTQCVGRYVFEVPGSFENTLKDRVEINEVRISSKRLYRPAFEQRIQRREQELNNSKTVDAVDRPFLKQVYRVSENAVIFDRNKNESAAGFGRILEGHLYVDGVAFILTQEITDLSDPKYQKDKEEFINAGVSGNFLNTKPQKLAELQDVMSRLSGRKNDEIPTQPGSCIPEGFIRDGNGKAKEDITFIYPHSSVFSFVVWSNNFLKGNTTMLERSNEIQPYLTGINARTLRKGKTQIAGFDTSEWLNIAPSEKSPENLSAQLLFTAETNEKTTDFMHPNLDLTLSNETMPADSDSVLTYSDAELVDIWDRITRSFRIRDNAF; encoded by the coding sequence ATGGTTGATACGCTGTTTGCCACCCCCAAAACCCAGTGTGTGGGGCGCTATGTGTTTGAGGTGCCGGGCTCCTTTGAAAATACCCTGAAAGACCGGGTTGAGATTAATGAGGTGCGGATCAGCAGTAAGCGGCTCTACCGCCCGGCGTTTGAGCAGCGTATCCAGCGACGGGAGCAGGAGCTGAACAACAGCAAAACCGTGGATGCTGTTGACCGGCCTTTTCTCAAGCAGGTTTACCGGGTGAGTGAGAATGCGGTGATATTTGACCGTAATAAAAATGAGAGTGCGGCAGGTTTTGGTCGCATTCTGGAAGGGCATCTCTACGTTGACGGGGTGGCGTTCATCCTCACGCAGGAGATCACTGATTTATCTGATCCAAAGTATCAAAAAGATAAGGAGGAATTTATCAATGCTGGCGTCAGCGGCAATTTTCTTAACACCAAACCCCAAAAACTGGCAGAGCTACAGGATGTAATGTCCCGGCTGAGTGGGCGAAAAAACGATGAAATCCCGACGCAGCCAGGGAGCTGTATTCCGGAAGGATTTATTCGCGACGGGAACGGGAAGGCAAAGGAAGATATTACCTTTATCTATCCGCACAGTTCGGTCTTTTCTTTTGTAGTCTGGAGCAATAACTTCCTGAAAGGAAACACAACGATGCTGGAGAGAAGTAATGAAATTCAGCCTTACCTGACGGGAATAAATGCGCGGACATTACGCAAAGGCAAAACACAGATAGCCGGGTTTGATACCAGCGAATGGCTTAACATCGCTCCGTCAGAAAAATCACCCGAGAATCTATCGGCACAGTTATTGTTTACTGCTGAAACCAATGAGAAAACGACGGATTTCATGCATCCCAATCTTGACCTGACGTTAAGTAACGAGACCATGCCCGCAGACAGCGATAGCGTACTGACCTACAGCGATGCTGAACTGGTGGATATATGGGATCGTATCACCCGTTCATTCCGTATCAGGGATAATGCGTTCTGA
- a CDS encoding esterase/lipase family protein — protein sequence MEDKGNSAYHRPVWDDNGQYHYDIIPQPKENNYVAICLKPPEKVIPVIFIPGVMGSNLKSGNKKVWQYSAASLKKWPLASPEKRKFLLDPKTTTVDDSGDIFNEGADGKKYPSRRARGWGSAFYKSYGEALDRLQYLLSDDDILIDNYFRETQLQTARQRFTGTRIGDEPAEQVLTEDETEHGHRFLYPLHVFGYNWLQSNADSAALLGMYIDRVLGQYHGRLAVNKVILVTHSMGGLVARHYSENMDGQENILGVVHGVMPDLGSPAAYRRMKIGERGIIGMIIGDRAEKLMPVLAQSPGPLQLLPGRAYGPGWLKIEGSGTRLSLPVADPYEEIYLNRTAWWRLCKQDLLLGDTDSEWAAFAKRVKVDVKTFIEKLTGKYHPQTWLFYGASEHNQSDAFLTWKERIPLRVQEAQRVRERAGDPVALSPLRASELISSGSPGDGTVPVTAIRTSSPCIQGVLATNVDHEGAYAVDPVDRARSVYCDLSDALVFTVRSVVKIVQQVPAP from the coding sequence ATGGAAGACAAGGGAAACAGTGCTTATCATCGTCCCGTCTGGGATGACAACGGGCAGTATCATTACGACATCATTCCCCAGCCTAAAGAAAATAATTATGTGGCGATTTGCCTCAAGCCGCCCGAAAAAGTGATCCCCGTTATTTTCATTCCGGGAGTGATGGGGTCAAACCTGAAAAGTGGGAATAAGAAAGTCTGGCAGTACAGTGCTGCATCACTTAAAAAATGGCCGCTTGCCAGCCCGGAGAAAAGAAAGTTTCTACTCGATCCAAAGACCACGACAGTTGATGACAGTGGGGACATTTTTAATGAGGGTGCGGATGGCAAAAAATATCCTTCCCGGCGCGCCCGCGGTTGGGGAAGCGCGTTTTACAAAAGTTACGGAGAGGCGCTCGACCGGCTACAGTATCTGCTCAGTGATGACGACATCCTGATAGATAATTACTTCCGGGAAACACAACTGCAGACGGCGCGACAGCGTTTTACCGGTACGAGAATCGGTGATGAACCGGCGGAACAGGTATTGACCGAAGACGAAACGGAGCATGGCCACCGGTTTTTATATCCACTGCACGTTTTTGGTTATAACTGGCTGCAGTCCAACGCTGACTCGGCGGCGTTGCTGGGAATGTATATCGACAGGGTGCTGGGGCAGTATCACGGCCGACTGGCGGTAAATAAGGTTATCCTGGTGACTCACTCTATGGGGGGACTGGTTGCCCGGCACTACTCAGAAAACATGGACGGACAGGAAAATATACTGGGGGTAGTGCACGGCGTGATGCCGGACCTGGGGTCGCCGGCGGCATACCGGCGTATGAAAATCGGTGAGCGTGGCATTATCGGGATGATTATCGGGGACAGAGCAGAAAAACTGATGCCGGTGCTGGCACAATCCCCCGGTCCGTTACAGTTGCTGCCGGGGAGGGCTTATGGACCGGGCTGGCTGAAAATAGAGGGCAGCGGTACCCGGCTGTCCCTGCCGGTGGCCGATCCGTATGAGGAAATTTACCTGAACAGAACGGCCTGGTGGCGGTTGTGTAAGCAGGATTTGCTGCTGGGGGATACTGACAGTGAATGGGCGGCTTTTGCTAAACGAGTGAAAGTAGATGTAAAAACATTTATCGAGAAACTGACCGGCAAATACCATCCCCAGACCTGGTTGTTTTACGGGGCCAGTGAACATAATCAGTCTGATGCGTTCCTGACATGGAAGGAACGCATCCCCCTGAGGGTGCAGGAGGCGCAGAGGGTCCGGGAGCGTGCCGGTGACCCCGTTGCGCTGTCCCCGTTACGAGCCTCGGAGCTTATCTCATCCGGAAGTCCTGGCGACGGCACGGTGCCGGTGACGGCAATCCGGACCTCATCTCCCTGTATTCAGGGTGTACTGGCCACCAACGTTGACCATGAAGGGGCCTATGCAGTTGACCCTGTGGACCGTGCCCGTTCGGTTTACTGTGACCTGTCGGACGCTCTGGTGTTCACGGTCCGTTCGGTGGTGAAAATTGTGCAGCAGGTACCGGCTCCATGA
- a CDS encoding T6SS immunity protein Tli4 family protein: MKKRPLSLLITPVLLLLAAGYYIHNYVTFVHTPPALTDKEERMVDTLFATPKTQCVGRYVFEVPGSFENTLKDRVEINEVRISSKRLYRPAFEQRIQRREQELNNSKTVDAVDRPFLKQVYRVSENAVIFDRNENESVAGFGRILEGHLYVDGVAFILTQEITDYSDPRYAKERAFYLRDEAKRPTWMANNKPQKLAELQDVMSRLSGRKNDEIPTQPGSCIPEGFIRDGNGKAKEDITFVYPHSSVFSLSVSTNTYLCDPASMLERSHEIQPYLTGINARTLRKGKTQIAGFEADEWLNTAPSEKSPDNPSGQLLFNVIANEKIVAFRHPIIDLTLSNYALPPPTYSDAELVDIWDRITRSFRIRDNAF; this comes from the coding sequence ATGAAAAAGCGTCCTCTTTCCCTGCTGATCACGCCCGTCCTGCTGCTGCTGGCGGCAGGGTATTATATTCATAACTATGTGACGTTTGTGCATACGCCGCCGGCGTTAACGGACAAGGAAGAACGTATGGTTGATACGCTGTTTGCCACCCCCAAAACCCAGTGTGTGGGGCGCTATGTGTTTGAGGTGCCGGGCTCCTTTGAAAATACCCTGAAAGACCGGGTTGAGATTAATGAGGTGCGGATCAGCAGTAAGCGGCTCTACCGCCCGGCGTTTGAACAGCGTATCCAGCGACGAGAGCAGGAGCTGAACAACAGCAAAACCGTGGATGCTGTTGACCGGCCTTTCCTTAAGCAGGTTTACCGGGTGAGTGAGAATGCGGTGATATTTGACCGTAATGAAAATGAGAGTGTTGCTGGATTTGGTCGCATTCTGGAAGGGCATCTGTATGTTGACGGGGTGGCATTCATCCTCACGCAGGAGATCACCGATTACTCTGACCCACGTTATGCAAAAGAACGAGCGTTTTATTTGCGGGATGAGGCCAAAAGACCCACCTGGATGGCGAATAACAAACCCCAAAAACTGGCAGAGCTACAGGATGTAATGTCCCGGCTGAGTGGGCGAAAAAACGATGAAATCCCGACGCAGCCAGGGAGCTGTATTCCGGAAGGATTTATTCGCGACGGGAACGGGAAGGCAAAGGAAGATATTACCTTTGTCTATCCGCACAGTTCGGTTTTTTCCCTGTCGGTTTCCACGAATACTTACCTTTGTGATCCAGCGAGTATGCTGGAGCGAAGTCATGAAATTCAGCCTTACCTGACGGGAATAAATGCGCGGACATTACGCAAAGGCAAAACACAGATAGCCGGATTTGAGGCCGATGAATGGCTTAATACCGCCCCGTCAGAAAAATCACCCGATAATCCATCAGGGCAGTTACTTTTTAATGTCATTGCTAATGAAAAAATAGTGGCTTTTCGCCATCCAATAATTGATCTGACATTGAGTAATTATGCCCTGCCTCCGCCGACCTACAGCGATGCTGAACTGGTGGATATATGGGATCGTATCACCCGTTCATTCCGTATCAGGGACAATGCGTTCTGA
- the nudI gene encoding nucleoside triphosphatase NudI: protein MRQRTIVCPIIQNNGEYLLCKMADDRGVFPGQWALSGGGMEPGETMEQALLREIGEELGEKLRIEKITPWHFRDDTRIKTYADGSKEEIYMIYLMFDCVSANREVTFNEEFQDIAWVSPDRLGEYDLNVATRQTFIDKGLL, encoded by the coding sequence ATGCGTCAAAGGACGATTGTCTGCCCGATTATTCAGAATAACGGTGAGTATCTGCTGTGCAAAATGGCCGATGACCGCGGTGTATTTCCCGGCCAGTGGGCGCTTTCCGGCGGGGGAATGGAGCCTGGTGAAACCATGGAGCAGGCGCTGCTGCGCGAAATAGGCGAAGAGCTGGGCGAAAAGCTGCGTATCGAGAAAATCACTCCATGGCATTTCCGCGACGATACCCGTATCAAAACCTACGCCGATGGCAGCAAAGAAGAGATTTACATGATTTACCTGATGTTCGATTGCGTGAGTGCGAATCGTGAAGTGACGTTTAACGAGGAGTTTCAGGACATTGCGTGGGTCAGCCCCGACAGGCTAGGCGAGTATGATTTAAACGTCGCCACCCGCCAGACGTTTATTGATAAGGGATTGTTGTAG
- the cysP gene encoding thiosulfate ABC transporter substrate-binding protein CysP, with the protein MAVKSLKKGTLVLGALLLAAQAQATELLNSSYDVSRELFAALNPPFEQQWAKDNGGDKLNIKQSHAGSSKQALAILQGLKADVVTYNQVTDVQILHDKGKLIPANWQSRLPNNSSPFYSTMAFLVRKGNPKNIHNWNDLVRPDVQLVFPNPKTSGNGRYTYLAAWGAAAKADGNDNAKTEQFMTQFLKNVQVFDTGGRGATTTFVDRGLGDVLITFESEVNNIRKQYADQGFEVVVPKTNILAEFPVTWVDKNVKANGTEKAAKAYLTWLYSPQAQTIITDYYYRVNNPAVMEKLKDKFPQTDLFRVEDQFGSWPNAMKTHFASGGELDKLLAAGHK; encoded by the coding sequence ATGGCCGTTAAATCACTGAAAAAAGGAACACTGGTGCTGGGAGCCTTGCTGCTGGCGGCTCAGGCGCAGGCAACCGAGTTGCTCAACAGTTCCTATGATGTTTCCCGCGAGCTGTTTGCTGCCCTGAATCCGCCGTTTGAACAACAGTGGGCGAAGGACAATGGCGGTGACAAGCTCAATATTAAGCAATCCCACGCGGGTTCTTCCAAACAGGCGTTGGCGATTTTGCAGGGTCTGAAGGCCGATGTCGTGACCTACAACCAGGTGACGGACGTGCAGATCCTGCATGACAAAGGCAAGCTGATCCCTGCGAACTGGCAGAGCCGTTTACCGAATAACAGTTCTCCGTTCTATTCGACCATGGCGTTCCTGGTGCGCAAGGGCAACCCGAAGAATATTCATAACTGGAACGACCTGGTGCGCCCGGACGTACAGCTGGTGTTCCCGAACCCGAAAACCTCTGGCAATGGGCGTTATACCTATCTGGCGGCCTGGGGTGCAGCGGCCAAAGCCGATGGAAACGATAACGCCAAAACCGAACAGTTCATGACTCAGTTCCTGAAAAATGTGCAGGTGTTCGATACCGGCGGCCGCGGGGCGACGACCACTTTCGTGGATCGTGGTTTAGGCGATGTGCTGATCACCTTCGAATCCGAAGTGAACAACATCCGTAAACAGTACGCAGACCAGGGCTTCGAAGTCGTGGTGCCGAAAACCAATATCCTGGCCGAATTCCCAGTGACCTGGGTCGACAAAAACGTGAAGGCCAACGGCACGGAAAAAGCGGCGAAGGCGTATCTGACCTGGCTGTACAGCCCGCAGGCGCAAACCATCATTACCGATTACTACTACCGCGTGAACAACCCGGCGGTGATGGAGAAGCTGAAAGACAAATTCCCGCAGACTGACCTGTTCCGCGTGGAAGACCAGTTCGGCTCATGGCCAAATGCAATGAAAACCCATTTCGCCAGCGGTGGCGAGCTGGATAAGCTGTTAGCGGCGGGGCATAAGTAA
- the cysT gene encoding sulfate/thiosulfate ABC transporter permease CysT: MFAVSSRRVLPGFTLSLGTSLLFVCLILLLPLSALVMQLAQMSWAQYWDVITNPQVVAAYKVTLLSAFVASIFNGVFGLLMAWILTRYRFPGRTLLDALMDLPFALPTAVAGLTLASLFSVNGFYGEWLAKFDIKVTYTWLGIAVAMAFTSIPFVVRTVQPVLEDLGPEYEEAAETLGATRIQSFCKVVLPELSPALLAGVALSFTRSLGEFGAVIFIAGNIAWKTEVTSLMIFVRLQEFDYPAASAIASVILGASLLLLFSINTLQSRFGRRVVGH; the protein is encoded by the coding sequence ATGTTTGCTGTTTCTTCCAGACGTGTGCTGCCGGGCTTCACCTTAAGCCTTGGCACCAGTCTGCTGTTTGTATGCCTGATTTTGCTGCTGCCACTCAGCGCGCTGGTGATGCAGCTGGCGCAAATGAGTTGGGCGCAATACTGGGACGTCATCACCAACCCTCAGGTGGTGGCGGCCTATAAAGTGACGCTGCTGTCGGCGTTTGTGGCCTCGATTTTCAACGGCGTGTTCGGCCTGCTGATGGCATGGATCCTCACACGCTACCGTTTTCCGGGCCGCACGCTGCTTGATGCGCTGATGGATTTACCGTTCGCGCTGCCGACGGCGGTGGCGGGTTTAACTCTCGCGTCGCTTTTTTCAGTCAACGGTTTCTACGGCGAATGGCTGGCGAAGTTTGATATCAAAGTGACCTATACCTGGCTCGGTATTGCCGTGGCGATGGCGTTCACCAGCATTCCGTTCGTAGTGCGCACCGTTCAGCCGGTGCTGGAAGATTTGGGGCCGGAATACGAAGAAGCGGCGGAAACGCTCGGTGCAACGCGTATTCAGAGCTTCTGTAAAGTGGTGCTGCCGGAGCTGTCTCCGGCGTTGCTGGCGGGCGTGGCGCTGTCATTTACCCGCAGCCTGGGCGAGTTTGGCGCGGTGATTTTCATCGCCGGGAACATCGCCTGGAAAACGGAAGTGACGTCGCTGATGATTTTTGTGCGCTTGCAGGAGTTTGATTATCCGGCGGCGAGCGCGATTGCGTCCGTTATTCTCGGCGCGTCGCTGCTACTGCTGTTCTCCATCAACACCTTGCAGAGTCGCTTTGGTCGACGTGTGGTAGGTCACTAA
- the cysW gene encoding sulfate/thiosulfate ABC transporter permease CysW, whose protein sequence is MAEVTQLKRYDAPRINWGKWFLIGTGMLVSAFILLVPMIYIFVEAFSKGLMPVLHNLADPDMLHAIWLTVMIALITVPVNLVFGTLLAWLVTRFNFPGRQLLLTLLDIPFAVSPVVAGLVYLLFYGSNGPLGGWLDEHNLQVMFAWPGMVLATIFVTCPFVVRELVPVMLSQGSHEDEAAILLGASGWQMFRRVTLPNIRWALLYGVVLTNARAIGEFGAVSVVSGSIRGETLSLPLQIELLQQDYNTVGSFTAAALLTLMAILTLFLKSVVQWRLENQEKRAHQETHHEH, encoded by the coding sequence ATGGCGGAAGTTACGCAATTGAAACGCTATGACGCACCCCGCATCAACTGGGGAAAATGGTTTCTGATCGGAACCGGCATGCTGGTGTCAGCCTTCATTCTGCTGGTGCCGATGATTTATATCTTCGTTGAGGCGTTCAGCAAAGGGTTGATGCCCGTGCTGCACAACCTGGCGGACCCGGACATGCTGCACGCCATCTGGCTGACGGTGATGATTGCGCTGATAACCGTGCCGGTAAACCTGGTGTTCGGCACGCTGTTGGCCTGGCTGGTGACACGCTTTAACTTCCCGGGCCGCCAGTTGCTACTGACTCTGCTGGATATTCCCTTTGCGGTATCGCCGGTGGTTGCAGGCCTGGTGTATCTGCTGTTCTACGGCTCGAACGGTCCGCTTGGCGGCTGGCTCGATGAACATAATTTACAGGTGATGTTTGCCTGGCCGGGCATGGTGCTGGCGACGATTTTCGTGACCTGTCCTTTCGTGGTGCGCGAGCTGGTGCCGGTGATGCTGAGTCAGGGCAGCCACGAAGACGAGGCGGCGATTCTGCTCGGCGCGTCAGGCTGGCAGATGTTCCGCCGCGTTACGCTGCCGAACATCCGTTGGGCGCTGCTGTACGGCGTGGTGCTGACCAACGCCCGCGCGATTGGCGAGTTCGGTGCGGTGTCGGTGGTGTCCGGTTCTATCCGCGGTGAAACGCTGTCGCTGCCGCTGCAAATTGAATTACTCCAGCAGGATTACAACACCGTCGGTTCGTTCACCGCCGCAGCCCTGCTGACGTTAATGGCTATCTTGACCCTGTTTTTGAAGAGTGTGGTGCAGTGGCGCCTGGAGAATCAGGAAAAACGCGCGCATCAGGAGACGCATCATGAGCATTGA
- the cysA gene encoding sulfate/thiosulfate ABC transporter ATP-binding protein CysA: MSIEIASIKKSFGRTQVLNDISLDIPSGQMVALLGPSGSGKTTLLRIIAGLEHQTSGQIRFQGTDVSRLHARDRKVGFVFQHYALFRHMTVFDNIAFGLTVLPRRERPNAAQIKAKVTKLLEMVQLAHLADRFPAQLSGGQKQRVALARALAVEPQILLLDEPFGALDAQVRKELRRWLRQLHEELKFTSVFVTHDQEEAMEVADRVVVMSQGNIEQVDAPEQVWREPATRFVLEFMGEVNRLKGTIRGGQFHVGAHRWPLGYTPAHQGPVDLFLRPWEVDVSRRTSLDSPLPVQVLEASPKGHYTQLVVQPLGWYDEPLTVVMRDEVPQRGDRLFVGLQHARLYNGSERIEGIDEVSSLALAETA, from the coding sequence ATGAGCATTGAAATTGCCAGCATTAAGAAATCGTTTGGACGCACTCAGGTGCTGAATGATATCTCCCTGGATATTCCGTCCGGGCAGATGGTGGCGCTGTTGGGGCCGTCCGGCTCGGGTAAAACGACGCTGCTGCGTATTATCGCCGGGCTCGAACACCAGACCAGCGGGCAGATCCGCTTCCAGGGTACTGATGTGAGCCGTCTTCATGCCCGTGACCGTAAAGTCGGTTTTGTGTTTCAGCACTATGCGCTGTTCCGCCACATGACTGTGTTCGACAACATCGCGTTTGGCCTGACGGTGCTTCCGCGTCGTGAGCGTCCGAATGCGGCGCAAATCAAAGCCAAAGTCACCAAGCTGCTGGAAATGGTTCAGCTGGCGCATCTGGCCGACCGTTTCCCGGCACAGCTCTCCGGCGGGCAAAAGCAGCGCGTGGCACTGGCCCGTGCGCTGGCGGTGGAACCACAAATTTTGCTGCTCGACGAACCGTTTGGTGCGCTGGACGCGCAGGTGCGTAAAGAGCTGCGTCGTTGGCTGCGTCAACTCCATGAAGAGCTGAAATTCACCAGCGTGTTCGTGACCCACGATCAGGAAGAAGCGATGGAAGTCGCGGATCGGGTGGTGGTGATGAGCCAGGGCAACATCGAGCAAGTTGATGCGCCGGAACAGGTGTGGCGCGAGCCTGCGACCCGTTTCGTACTCGAATTTATGGGCGAAGTGAATCGCCTGAAAGGCACTATCCGCGGCGGCCAGTTCCATGTCGGCGCGCACCGTTGGCCGCTCGGCTATACGCCTGCGCATCAGGGGCCGGTCGATTTGTTCCTGCGCCCGTGGGAAGTCGACGTCAGTCGTCGCACCAGCCTCGATTCACCGTTGCCGGTACAGGTGCTGGAAGCGAGCCCGAAAGGGCACTACACCCAACTGGTGGTGCAGCCTCTCGGTTGGTATGACGAACCGCTGACCGTGGTGATGCGCGACGAAGTCCCGCAGCGCGGCGACCGTTTGTTTGTTGGGCTACAGCATGCGCGTCTTTATAACGGCAGCGAACGCATTGAAGGGATTGATGAGGTCTCATCACTGGCGCTGGCCGAAACGGCCTGA